TCATATTCCATGCCTTAAGatctttcttatttttaaacactGGCCATTTTCGAACAATGCGGTTACTTTAAGAATACTTTTAATGAGGTTGTTATGAagtaaaatatactaaatttccATCTAATTTGACTGTACTCTGTTTTCTATTTAATCTGTGCGGTTTCACatgattgtgatttttttattcatcttcAAGAATTGTGTTGCTAATGAACCTTCTGAAGTATGCCACATTCGTGTAAAGAGCTGGTTTAGATCCACACGGCATTGCAGAAGCTGAAGCTAATCCAACAACAATAGCATGCCCCTcctttatagataaaaatttgctattgtaaatagtttttatgtatgaTATAAGAAACACTTACTTCTGAATACTGTACGAATGGAGTACCTCCATCACCAAAACATGCTGTTTGTTCTGAATTCCCAACGcaaaatttatcttttacaTCCTTGTAATAATCTAGACAGTCTAAAAAagttaattcattaaaataaatttcaataaattcttttataGAGTGTGGagtttagtataattttttaatgcctTACATTTCGAAACTGGAATGGAAAATGATAAAACGCATCAAAATATAAGgatagaaactttttaaaaatacctatcaagtaaaaaaaaaaaaaaattttaatgaagtgtgcccaatcttttaaaaaaattgtttattgctTTCTTCAAGGTTCGGCTGGAggttaatattcataaaaagtaagaataaaaaaagaatggtAAAACTAACGgtttcaacaaaatataattgaattaaataaatacaaaagtgGATGAACCTGATACCTGACTTTATTATGTTAAACttgtgaataatttaattaatatagcaCCTTACTAGTTGGAATCATTGAATTTATAGACGGAAAATATTACCCCATTATTACTACCTATACATACACCggcatattaaattttaataatacgcATCAATATTTATTCCAACATAAAGGAACGTATATATATGGCGAAGGTCACATAAAACACAACACGAACTTAAAATAGGCAATTCAAATACATATTTCAACttgcaaaatttatgaattccATTCATTTTATGAGCTGATATACCTACTTGACTAGCCTATATTCGCTTGTGTGTTTATTGTGTTTGATGCATAACTATCTGGCCACAGCTTAAGTCTGATACAGGTAGGGGAAATCTGATAAAATTCCCGATTTGTACGATATGTATATGtgcttaatttattatttatctattctatacatataaaatgctgtgtcctgaatgactgactgactgacgaATCAACGCACAacctaaaccgctgatcgtagagacctgaaacttggaggatTTTGTATGGAACAATGTGGTTCTTTGGTCTActttaaattttgcataaacataCATCGAGGGATGATgtgtttcgtattttattgaaactcatcGCCTAACGGGGTTAAAAAGGGGTAGAAAGTTTTTTTGGGGGTAATTTGCATCGAAGTTgatattcgtcatttttgaattaaatactttaaaaactaaatctaattaaaaaatttttaacctgtAGAAAGTAACATTATTAGCGAGTATCatgaactaaattttattttcaaaaaaataggattccaaacaaaaaaattaaaatcctaaaaattgtgaacaaaaaagaAGATAAGTGAGGTCATGGAAAGTGAAGGCTTATAACACGGTacagtctttgtttttaaagttgaaaatgcTAAGCAAAGCTGGCGGGTAACTTCTATtacttgataaaaaatttctatacataTTATTACCATTGTAACTTGTAACTGTCAAGCtggtaaataataaatcattcgaCTGGTGTTGATCGTCAGGACCTTGAGTAGAACCCCATCCAACTATTTCTCCCTGACCAGTTATTTGACGTGTTTTACCTAAAGTAACATCTTGTACATTTGATCGAAATACAAACGGCTTATTCATTTTCAACATTGCTAAATCATATTTTGGTATCTCTCCttttttgaaacttaaaaaagataataacaaaaattgattatttgaaatatatggaGGTCCATCAGTTAACTTGTCAAAGTGGGTGATCATTCCAAATGGAGAAAACTACCGGGTAGAGTGTGTAGGTAGATGTATAGTGCATCTCGTTTAAGAAAATGTATCGTTTATGGATGTACGAGCACTAAggcaattttaagtaaaaagcttgattttttttatattaagttttacTAAGtccaaatcaattctgaaaattttagcgGGCAAAAGTAGGCatttttaacattggttttatggtaaaacggcaGATGGATGATATGCTTTCAAAGATTTCTTCA
The Chrysoperla carnea chromosome 4, inChrCarn1.1, whole genome shotgun sequence genome window above contains:
- the LOC123297790 gene encoding venom peptide isomerase heavy chain-like, with product MILLKLLFIVLCIVFVKADYKFGRSAVSHSYPFIVSLQQRTNDTIFKYCSGVIVSESWVLTTAQCVEGRNQDNIYVVAGVLKAYNFNHRNSQTRNVSKIVQNPKYNFKKGEIPKYDLAMLKMNKPFVFRSNVQDVTLGKTRQITGQGEIVGWGSTQGPDDQHQSNDLLFTSLTVTSYNDCLDYYKDVKDKFCVGNSEQTACFGDGGTPFVQYSEEGHAIVVGLASASAMPCGSKPALYTNVAYFRRFISNTILEDE